Sequence from the Nocardia brasiliensis genome:
TGGAGGTGAGGAGGTTCTGTGATTCTTCGGACAGGTCGAACGCCCTACTCGACAGCCGTCGCAGTCCGTAGCCCTGCAGCTGGGACAGCAACTCCAGATCGTGATCGATCTTGGCGGCATAGATGTCGTTGAAGAAGTAGTCCGGCTTGACCTTGAAGAACTTCGCCAGGGCGGCCACCGTCTCATCGGACGGGTTCGTCCGTTGTCCCGACCGCAACTGCGACAGGTACGGTTTCGAGATCGGATGTCCGGAGGCCGTCAGCGCAGCCGCAACCTCCGCGTTGGTGTGCGGCTTACGCCCCGGGGGATGCACGGTTTCGAACAGCTTGTTCAGCCGCGCCGCGAAATCAGCCATTGTGAGCCGCCCAATTCCCTTCGCTGTACTAACAGTCGTTATCTCGGATACGTATCATTGATATTAGCGGCTCAGTAACTGAAAACCTACGCCTGATTCCGGATTTCCTTGAAGCTTCTAGGTGCCGGTCGGGCGAAGGTACTGGGACCGTTGCGTTTGCGGGTCACCCCAACGGCTCTCGAGAAGCCGAGGTACGGGCCGGTTCTGGCCCGTCCTGGAGGTCTTCCCCGCGCCATCCATGATAGCGGAAAGATAGCTGACGTCTCATCTAGTTGACGAAGCTCACTCATGTGTGGCGTACGACACGTTTTCGGGCCTGGGGGATGAACGTTCAACCATCCCGTTTCGCGGCGCTGAACGCCCTATAGACGCTCGATGATCGTGCCTGTCGCCAATGCGCCACCGGCACACATCAGCACCATCGCGGTACCCCGGCCGGTTCGCTCCAGTTCATGCAAAGCCGTTGTGATGAGCCGGGATCCGGTCGAGCCGACCGGATGGCCCAGCGCGATCGCGCCGCCGTTGACGTTGACCCGATCCAGGTCCGGCTGGTGCACCGAGGCCCACGACAGTGCGACCGAGGCGAAGGCCTCGTTGATCTCGAACAGGTCGATGTCGCCGATGCTCATGCCCGAGCGCTCCAGCAGGCGCGAGCAGGCCTGCACCGGACCGTCGAGGTGGAACTCGGGCTCGGCGCCGACCAGCGCCTGGGTGCGGATTCGCGCCCGCGGCCGCAGTCCGGCCCGCTGGGCCGCCTGCTCGTCCATCAGCAGCACCGCGGCCGCGCCGTCGGAGATCTGGGACGAGCTGCCCGCGGTGTGCACGCCGCCCTCGAGCACCGGCTTCAACTTGGCCAGTCCTTCGACCGTGGTCTCGCGCAGTCCCTGGTCGCGGGATACGTCCAGCTTCTCGCCGGTCGGGTTGCCCTGCTTGTCCACCGCGGGCGCGGTGACGGTGAGCACCTCGCGGTCGAAGCGGCCCTCGGCCCAGGCCTGCGCGGCCAGGCGCTGGGAGCGGGCGCCGAACTCGTCGACGTCGGCGCGGGTGATGCCGCGCCGCTTGGCGATCCGCTCGGCCGCTTCGAACTGGTTCGGCAGGTCGATGCTCCACGAGGCTGGCCTGCGCGCGCCCGCGTGCTCGCCGACGTTGGCGCCCAGCGGAACTCGGCTCATCGCCTCGACCCCGCAGGCGATGCCGACGTCGATGGCGCCCGTGGCGATGAGTCCGGCGATGAGGTGATTGGCCTGCTGGGCCGAACCGCACTGGGCGTCGACGGTGGTCGCGCCGACCTGCCACGGCAGCCCCGCGTGCAGCCAGGCGACGCGGGTCACGTTGTTGGACTGTTCGCCGGCCTGGGTTACGCAGCCGCCGATCACCTGCTCGACCTGGGTCGGGTCCAGGTGGGCGCGTTCGAGAAGCCCGCGCTGGGCGAGGCCGAGCAGTTCGGCCGCGTGCAGGCCGGACAGCCAGCCGCCGCGCTTGCCGATGGGGGTGCGAGCGGCCTCGACGATGACGGGTGTGCCCATGTCCAACCTTTCGTATGGGACAGAAACTGTAACGAGTTCAGGAGTGTTTCTGGCGGTTCTGTCCGGTTTCTTTCCTGATACTGCCGCCTATGCTTCAATGATTATAGAACGTGTTTCAGTTTGTCGAAGGAGACATCTGGTGGTAGACCCTCGGAATGTCCGGCCGAATCTGCCGGACGGATTCGACGTCACAGATCCCGGCATCTACGCCGAACGAGTCCCGGTCGAGGAATTCGCCGAACTGCGCCGAACCGCCCCGATCTGGTGGAACCCGCAGCCCGCCGAGGTCAGTGGCTTTCACGACGAGGGCTTCTGGGTGGTCAGCAAGCACGCCGACGTCAAAGAGGTGTCCCGCCGCAGCGAGGTGTTCTCCACCTACGAGAACACCGCGATCCCGCGCTTCAACGACGACATCACCCGCGAGCAGATCGAGTTGCAGCGCTTCGTGCTGATCAACAAGGACGCGCCCGAGCACACCAAGCTGCGCAAGATCATCTCCCGCGGCTTCACCCCGCGCGCGATAAACGGTCTGCGCGCGGAACTTTCGGCGCGGGCCGAGTCGATCGTCAAGGCCGCGGCCGAGTCCGGCAGCGGCGACTTCGTCACCCAGATCGCGTGTGAGCTGCCGTTGCAGGCGATCGCCGAGCTGATCGGTGTGCCCCAGGAGGACCGGATGAAGGTCTTCACCTGGTCCAACGACATGACCGGCTACGACGACCCGGACAACGACGCGGACCCCGTGCTGGCCTCGGCCGAAATCCTCGGCTACGCCTATCAAATGGCGGCCGCGCGCAAGGAGTGCCCGGCCAACGACCTGGTCACCACGTTGATCGAGGCCGACGTCGACGGCGACAAGCTCAGCGAGGAAGAGTTCGGCTTCTTCGTCATCATGCTGGCCGTGGCAGGCAACGAGACCACCCGCAACGCCATCACGCACGGCATGAACGCCTTCATGGAGCACCCGGATCAATGGGAGCTGTTCAAGAAGGAACGTCCGGCCACGGCCGCGGACGAGATCATCCGGTGGGCCACGCCGGTCACGTCCTTCCAGCGGACCGCGCTGGAAGACACCGAGCTCGGCGGCGTGCGGATCAAGAAGGGTGAGCGGGTCGTCATGCTGTACCGCTCGGCCAACTTCGACGAGGACGTGTTCGACGAGCCGGAGAAGTTCGACATCCTGCGAAAGGACAACCAGCACTTGTCCTTCGGTGGCACCGGAGCACACTTCTGTATCGGTGCGAACCTGGCCCGGCTCGAGGTCGACCTGATCTTCAACGCCATCGCCGACCATCTGCCCGACATCACCAAGCTCGGCGACCCGAGGCGGCTGCGTTCCGGCTGGCTCAACGGGATCAAGGAGTTCCCGGTGGACTACAAGACCTGCCCGGTCGCGCACTGACAAGCCGACCCCGCGCAACAACGAAGGCCCTCGTCCCGGAATCACTCCGGGCCGAGGGCCTTTTCGTCGTTCGATCAGCCGAGCTTCTTCGCGGTCGCCACGGCGCGGTCGACCTCCCAGAACGCGCGCAGCGCGGCGATCTTGCCGGACTCGTCCACCCGGTAGGTGAACACGCCGTCGGCGTCGATCTGATGGCCGCCGAGCGTGCTGCGGATGGTCCCGGTGAACGCGACCTCGTTGCCGCAGGCGAACGAGTCGCCGAAGCGGAACTCGATCGAGGTCGTCTGCGCGATCGCCTTGTCCCAGAACGCCGCGATCGCCTCGGTACCGCGATGACCCTTGCCCTCGGGGTCGAAACCGGAAGGGCCGATGGGGTCTTCGACGATGCCGTCCTCGGCGAACAGCGCGACCCAGGCCGCCTTGTCCCTGGCGCGCACCGCGGCCTGCGACGCGAGCCCGGCAATGCGGGCGGGGTGGTCGGTGGTGTCCGTCATGCCGATACCTCCGCGACGATCGGGGATTCGATGTTCGCCGCGGCGAACCGGCGCAGCGCGTCCTGTTTGGCGGCGAGCTCGCCGTCGAAGCCGATCCCGTCCATCAGCCACGGCACCACGATCGCGTCGGTGACGCCCGCGTCGGCCAGGTCCTGGTAGCCCGAGCGGCCGAAGCGGTCGACGCACACCGCCTGGATCTCGAACGGCTCGCTGCCACGGTCGAATTCGGCGCGCAGGGCGTCGAGCTTGCCGATGGTCGCGCGCAGCTCGGCGTAGGTCATCATCGCCGAGGCCCAGCCGTCGCCGACCCGGGCCGCGCGGCGCAGCGCCGCCTCGGTGTGCCCGCCGATGTAGAACGGCACCGGCTCGCTCGGGGCCGGGCTGACCTGCAACGGATCGAAATCGAAGAATTCGCCGTGGTATTCGACCATGCCGCCGCCCAGCACCAACTTGATGACCTCGATCATCTCGTCGACCCTGGCGCCGCGGCGCGCGTAGGGCACGCCGCACCACTCGAATTCCTCCGGCGCCCAGCCGATGCCGACGCCGAAACCGAACCGGTTGCCCGACATGGCCGCCACCGAGCCGACCTGACGGGCCAGCAGCAGCGGATTGCGCGAGCCGAGCTTGAGCACGTTGGTGTAGAACCGGATCCGGCTGGTCGCCACGGCCATCGCGGTCGCGCCGATCAGCGGGTCGACCCATGGGGTCTCCGGTCCCCAGAACCTGCTGCCGTCGGCGGTGTAGGGGTATTTCGCCGCCGCGGACTTCATGTAGAACAGCGAGTCGGGCAGCGCGATTGACGAGAACCCGCACTCCTCAGCGGTTTTCGCCAGTTCCGGCAGCTGCTCCAGTGGGCTCAGCGCGATGCCGAGGGTGAACTTCAGTGGGTTCATCGCCGCTCCGACCCGACGACCCAGAGCGAGAAGTACTGGGAGCCACCGCCATAGGCATGGCCCATCGCCTTACGTGCCCCTTCGACCTGATACGCGCCGGCTCGGCCCATGACCTGCTTGGCTGCCTCGGCGAAGCGGATGAGCCCGGACGCGCCGATCGGGTTGGAGGAGAGCACGCCGCCGGACGGATTGATCGGCAGGATCCCGCCGATCTCGGTCTCGCCCTTGTCGGTGAGCTTCCAGCCGTCGCCCTGCGGTACGAAGCCCAGGTTCTCCAGCCACATCGGCTCGAACCAGGAGAACGGCACGTAGATCTCCGCGACGTCGATCTCGTTGAGCGGGTCGGTGATTCCGGCCGCCTTCCACAGCGCGGCCGCCGCGTCCTGACCGGCCTGCGGGTTGACCTGGTCGCGCCCGGCGAAGGTGGTCGGCTCGGTCCGCATCGCGGTGCCGTGCACCCAGGCCACCTTCTTGCCCGTCGCCTCCACCGCGGTCGCCGCTTCCTCGTCGCCGATAACGATGGCGCAGGCGCCGTCCGAGGACGGGCAGGTCTCGTCGAAACGGATGGGGTCCCAGAGCATTTGCGAGGCCAGCACCGATTCCAGCGTGATATCGGGCTGTTTCAGGTGCGCGAGCGGGTTCTTGGCGCCGTTGCGGCGGTCCTTCACCGCGACCATCGCGCCGATATGGCTCGGCGCGTTCGAGCGCCGGATGTAGGAGCGCACATGCGGGGCGAAGTAGCCGCCCGCGCCGGCGCCGACCGGCATGGTGAACGGCACCGGAATCGACAGTGCCCACATGGCATTGGATTCCGACTGCTTCTCCCAGGCGACCGCCAGCACGCGTTTGTGCACGCCCGCCTGCACCAGGTTGGCGGCGACCACACCGGTGGACCCGCCGACCGAGCCCGCGGTATGCACGCGCAGCAGTGGTTTTCCGGTGGCGCCCAACGCATCCGCGAGATACAGCTCGGGCATCATGACGCCCTCGAACAGATCCGGCGCTTTACCGACGACGACCGCATCGATATCGGCGATGGTCAGGCCCGAGTCGACCAGTGCGCGGTCGATGGCCTCGCGGCACATGCCCGCCATCGATACATCGGTTCTTTTCGTCACGTGATGGGTTTGGCCGGTGCCGAGCACCGCAGCGGGATTGGTCATCGGCTCGCCTCCGAATCCAGGACTGTCACGAGGTTCTGCTGCAGCGCGGGGCCGCTGGTGGCGTGGGCGAGTGCCCGATTCGCGGTGCCGTGCATGATCGCCTCGGCCGCGAAGCCGATGCGCTCTAGCCCGGCGGCGAACATCGGGTTCGCGGCGAGCGCGCCCCCGGACGGATTCACCTTGGTGCCGTTTCGCAAGCCGATCGCCTCGGTGAGGATCAGCTGCTGGTGGCTGAAGGGCGCGTGCAGCTCCGCGATATCGAAGCCGCCGGTGTCGCCGCCGGTAACCGCCTGGGCCGCAGCGGTGGTGGAGGGGGAGACGGTCAGGTCGCGGGCGCCGAGATTCTGCGTGTCGACGCGATGGGCTATGCCGGTGATCCAGGCGGGCCGCTCGCAGAGTTCGCGGGCGCGGTCGCCGACGGCGAGCACGATGGCCGCCGCGCCGTCGGTGATCGGGGCGATGTCGTGGGCGCGCAGTGGATCGGCGACATATGGTGTGCCGAGCAGGCTTTCGACGTCGCCGTCACTGCCCGCGGCGACCGCGGCCATGTCCTGTTCGGTCCAGCGGCCTGCGTCCAGGCCGGCTCTGGCCTGCAAGCCCGCGATCGACCAGGCGTCCGGCCACAGCGGCGTCACCAGGTACGGGTCGAGCTGCATGGTGAGCACCTGGCGCAGCGTGCTGGCCGACGACTTGCCGAAGCCGTACACCAGCGCGGTGTCGGCCTGACCCGAGCGCAGCTTCACCCAGGCCTCGTACAGTGCCCATGCCGCGTCCATCTCGACGTGGGACTCGTTGATCGGCGGTACCGCGCCGATCGCGTCGATCGCCGAGATGAACGAAAAGGCGCGCCCGGCAAGGTAATCCGAGGAGCCCGAGCACCAGAAGCCGATATCGGACTTGGTGATGCCGAGCCGGTGGTAGAGCTGCTGGAAGCAGGGCACCAGCATCTCGACGCCATTGGTGGTGCCGAAGGTTTCCGGCACGTGCGGCGCGTGGGCGAAACCCACGACCGCGATATCCGTTCCGTGGTCAGTCAACGTGGGCCTCTCAGAGGTGGTGCTTGTAGGTCTCGTAGTCGGCATCCGGCTCGCCGGTGGGGCGGAAATGGTCCACGTTCTCCAGCCCGAAGCCCCATTCCTCGCGCGGCTTCCACACCGCCTCCACCCGCATCCCCATCCGCACTTCGCCTGCCTCGCAACCGAGTACGAGGTGCAGCACCGGGATGTCGGCACCGTCCAGCAGCACGTAGGCCGCGACATACGGCGGTTTGATCCGCTGCCCGAGGAACGGCACGTTCACGATGCAGAACGTGGTGACGGTGCCGCGGTCGGGCAGCTCGACCGTCTCGTCGGTCGGCCTGCCGTCGGTCGGATTCGCGCCGCGCGGCGGGAAATACACCTTGCCCGTGGCGTCGGTGCGCCCGCCGAGCAGCTTGCCCTCCGCGAGCCCGCGCAGGTAGACGGTTTCCTGCGGCGACGCGGTGTGCTTGTAGGCGAGGTCGACCGGAGTGGTGATGACCGAGATCGGATCGGCGTCCCCGGTGGCCGCCGTGCTCGCCTGCGGCTCTTCGCCCGGCACGAAGCAGGCGATGTCGTGGATGCTGCCGCTGGTCTCGGCCGCCCATCGGATCGCCACCCGCATGCCGGTCCGGATGTCCTGCGGCGACGCGACATCGACGGCGTGCAACAGGCTGGTGTCCGCGCCGTCCAGCCGGATCAACGCCCAGGCGAACGGCCGATCGAACGGCTGGCCGGGCAGCGGCTCGCGCACCCAGGTCCACGATTCGACGGTGCCGACCGCGGCCACGTCGACGAACTCGGTGAGCGGTTCGGCGCTGACCGGATCGTACTCGGGCGGCGGCACCAGCACCCGGCCGTCCGTACCGCGCACCCCGACGATCCTGTGATCGCGCAGTCCGGTCAGGAACGCGCCGATCGTCGGTCCGACGGACCGCGTGTAGTCGAATCGCACCCGTAGCGGCGCGCTGAGCACATCGGGCGTCGGCTCGTCCGCCACCAGGCCACCGCCCCTCGCGGAGTCACTTCGCGACGAAGTGTTCAATTTCGCCCCTCTCTCATCCGCGATTACGCCGGATGCGGTATTCCCCTGAGTCACAATGTCGAGTAGAACAGGTTCTTATTCTGCTGGCAAGATGCGGTGTAGGCGCCGGGCCGGGCACGCGGCCCGACGGTCGGTCGAAAGGGTCGAACATGAAGTTCGGATTGCAACTCGGGTACTGGATGGCGCAGCCGCCGCAGGACGCGGGCGAATTGGTGCTGGCGGCCGAGGCGGCCGGATTCGATGCCGTATTCGCCGCGGAATCGTGGGGCTCGGACGCCTTCGGCCCGCTGACTTGGTGGGGCTCGGCCACCCGCCGAGTCCGGCTCGGCACGTCCGTCGTGCAGATGTCCGCGCGCACCCCGGCCGCGACCGCGATGCACGCGCTGACCCTCGACCACCTCAGCGGCGGCCGCGCCGTGCTCGGGCTCGGCGTATCCGGGCCGCAGGTCGTGGAGGGCTGGTACGGCCAGTCGTTCGCCAAGCCCTTGCAGCGCACCCGCGAATACGTCGGGATCATTCGGCGCATTCTCGAGCGGCAGGCGCCGGTGACCAACGACGGGCCGAACTACCCGTTGCCCTACGCCGGTCCCGGATCGACCGGTCTCGGCAAGCCGCTCAAGCCGATCGTGCACCCGCTACGTGCGGATCTGCCGATCTGGCTCGGTGCGGAAGGTCCGAAGAACGTCGCGCTCACGGCGGAGATCGCCGACGGCTGGCTCGCGATCTACTACGCGCCGCGGCTGGCGAACATGTACAACGACTGGCTCGACGAGGGCTTCGCCAGGGCGGGCGCGCGCCGGTCCCGGGACGAGTTCGAGATCGCCGCGAGCTGCCAGGTGGTGATCACCGATGACGCCGCGAGCGAGCTCGAACGCATGCGCTGGGTCATGTCGCTCTACATCGGCGGCATGGGTGCGCCGGAGCAGAATTTCCACGCCCAGGTCTATCGCCGGATGGGCTACGAACGCGAGGTCGACGAGATCGGCAGGCTGTTCCAGGCCGGTAAAAAGGCCGAGGCGGCCGCTGTCGTGCCGGACGAAATGATTCTCGACACCGCGATCATCGGCGACGAAGCGCATGTGCGTTCGCAATTGAAGGTGTGGGAGGCCGCCGGCGTCACCATGATGCTCGTGTC
This genomic interval carries:
- a CDS encoding helix-turn-helix domain-containing protein; the encoded protein is MADFAARLNKLFETVHPPGRKPHTNAEVAAALTASGHPISKPYLSQLRSGQRTNPSDETVAALAKFFKVKPDYFFNDIYAAKIDHDLELLSQLQGYGLRRLSSRAFDLSEESQNLLTSMAEKLRASEGLPEIPPDGTE
- a CDS encoding steroid 3-ketoacyl-CoA thiolase, with product MGTPVIVEAARTPIGKRGGWLSGLHAAELLGLAQRGLLERAHLDPTQVEQVIGGCVTQAGEQSNNVTRVAWLHAGLPWQVGATTVDAQCGSAQQANHLIAGLIATGAIDVGIACGVEAMSRVPLGANVGEHAGARRPASWSIDLPNQFEAAERIAKRRGITRADVDEFGARSQRLAAQAWAEGRFDREVLTVTAPAVDKQGNPTGEKLDVSRDQGLRETTVEGLAKLKPVLEGGVHTAGSSSQISDGAAAVLLMDEQAAQRAGLRPRARIRTQALVGAEPEFHLDGPVQACSRLLERSGMSIGDIDLFEINEAFASVALSWASVHQPDLDRVNVNGGAIALGHPVGSTGSRLITTALHELERTGRGTAMVLMCAGGALATGTIIERL
- a CDS encoding cytochrome P450; this translates as MIIERVSVCRRRHLVVDPRNVRPNLPDGFDVTDPGIYAERVPVEEFAELRRTAPIWWNPQPAEVSGFHDEGFWVVSKHADVKEVSRRSEVFSTYENTAIPRFNDDITREQIELQRFVLINKDAPEHTKLRKIISRGFTPRAINGLRAELSARAESIVKAAAESGSGDFVTQIACELPLQAIAELIGVPQEDRMKVFTWSNDMTGYDDPDNDADPVLASAEILGYAYQMAAARKECPANDLVTTLIEADVDGDKLSEEEFGFFVIMLAVAGNETTRNAITHGMNAFMEHPDQWELFKKERPATAADEIIRWATPVTSFQRTALEDTELGGVRIKKGERVVMLYRSANFDEDVFDEPEKFDILRKDNQHLSFGGTGAHFCIGANLARLEVDLIFNAIADHLPDITKLGDPRRLRSGWLNGIKEFPVDYKTCPVAH
- a CDS encoding nuclear transport factor 2 family protein, coding for MTDTTDHPARIAGLASQAAVRARDKAAWVALFAEDGIVEDPIGPSGFDPEGKGHRGTEAIAAFWDKAIAQTTSIEFRFGDSFACGNEVAFTGTIRSTLGGHQIDADGVFTYRVDESGKIAALRAFWEVDRAVATAKKLG
- a CDS encoding TIGR03619 family F420-dependent LLM class oxidoreductase, with translation MKFTLGIALSPLEQLPELAKTAEECGFSSIALPDSLFYMKSAAAKYPYTADGSRFWGPETPWVDPLIGATAMAVATSRIRFYTNVLKLGSRNPLLLARQVGSVAAMSGNRFGFGVGIGWAPEEFEWCGVPYARRGARVDEMIEVIKLVLGGGMVEYHGEFFDFDPLQVSPAPSEPVPFYIGGHTEAALRRAARVGDGWASAMMTYAELRATIGKLDALRAEFDRGSEPFEIQAVCVDRFGRSGYQDLADAGVTDAIVVPWLMDGIGFDGELAAKQDALRRFAAANIESPIVAEVSA
- a CDS encoding thiolase domain-containing protein — protein: MTNPAAVLGTGQTHHVTKRTDVSMAGMCREAIDRALVDSGLTIADIDAVVVGKAPDLFEGVMMPELYLADALGATGKPLLRVHTAGSVGGSTGVVAANLVQAGVHKRVLAVAWEKQSESNAMWALSIPVPFTMPVGAGAGGYFAPHVRSYIRRSNAPSHIGAMVAVKDRRNGAKNPLAHLKQPDITLESVLASQMLWDPIRFDETCPSSDGACAIVIGDEEAATAVEATGKKVAWVHGTAMRTEPTTFAGRDQVNPQAGQDAAAALWKAAGITDPLNEIDVAEIYVPFSWFEPMWLENLGFVPQGDGWKLTDKGETEIGGILPINPSGGVLSSNPIGASGLIRFAEAAKQVMGRAGAYQVEGARKAMGHAYGGGSQYFSLWVVGSERR
- a CDS encoding thiolase domain-containing protein, which produces MTDHGTDIAVVGFAHAPHVPETFGTTNGVEMLVPCFQQLYHRLGITKSDIGFWCSGSSDYLAGRAFSFISAIDAIGAVPPINESHVEMDAAWALYEAWVKLRSGQADTALVYGFGKSSASTLRQVLTMQLDPYLVTPLWPDAWSIAGLQARAGLDAGRWTEQDMAAVAAGSDGDVESLLGTPYVADPLRAHDIAPITDGAAAIVLAVGDRARELCERPAWITGIAHRVDTQNLGARDLTVSPSTTAAAQAVTGGDTGGFDIAELHAPFSHQQLILTEAIGLRNGTKVNPSGGALAANPMFAAGLERIGFAAEAIMHGTANRALAHATSGPALQQNLVTVLDSEASR
- a CDS encoding Zn-ribbon domain-containing OB-fold protein → MADEPTPDVLSAPLRVRFDYTRSVGPTIGAFLTGLRDHRIVGVRGTDGRVLVPPPEYDPVSAEPLTEFVDVAAVGTVESWTWVREPLPGQPFDRPFAWALIRLDGADTSLLHAVDVASPQDIRTGMRVAIRWAAETSGSIHDIACFVPGEEPQASTAATGDADPISVITTPVDLAYKHTASPQETVYLRGLAEGKLLGGRTDATGKVYFPPRGANPTDGRPTDETVELPDRGTVTTFCIVNVPFLGQRIKPPYVAAYVLLDGADIPVLHLVLGCEAGEVRMGMRVEAVWKPREEWGFGLENVDHFRPTGEPDADYETYKHHL
- a CDS encoding LLM class F420-dependent oxidoreductase, producing MKFGLQLGYWMAQPPQDAGELVLAAEAAGFDAVFAAESWGSDAFGPLTWWGSATRRVRLGTSVVQMSARTPAATAMHALTLDHLSGGRAVLGLGVSGPQVVEGWYGQSFAKPLQRTREYVGIIRRILERQAPVTNDGPNYPLPYAGPGSTGLGKPLKPIVHPLRADLPIWLGAEGPKNVALTAEIADGWLAIYYAPRLANMYNDWLDEGFARAGARRSRDEFEIAASCQVVITDDAASELERMRWVMSLYIGGMGAPEQNFHAQVYRRMGYEREVDEIGRLFQAGKKAEAAAVVPDEMILDTAIIGDEAHVRSQLKVWEAAGVTMMLVSAADAAQLRRLAPLVDM